In Lacinutrix sp. Bg11-31, the DNA window ATAATCGTATTTAGCCTTTAATTCTTCTATAAATTTATCCATAGTTTCACCTATTAATAACTCTGAAGGATTTGGTGGTACTGGACCAGATACAATTAAATCTAAATTCTCAATTTGTGTTTGCTGTGTGATTTCTGATAACGTTTTTTGGCCTATAAGATAATTTACAGAGCCAATACTATTTTTAACTTCGAAATCGTCAAATATTTTTGGCTTTCTTAAATCTAATCCTACTAATACTGTTTTCTTTCCACTAAGCGCAAAAACGGTTGCTATATTAATAGAGCAAAAGGTTTTACCTTCTCCACTTACAGAAGAAGTAATCATAACCGTTTTAGAGCCATCAACAGCATGCTTTTTATAGATATACTGCAAACTGGATCTTAAACTTCTAAAAGCCTCTGCTACTGTAGACTTAGGCTTCAAGTGTACTGCTAAATTGTTTTTAGTTGTGTTTTTACCAACGACACCTAATAATGGGATTTTCGATAATTTTTCTAAACTCTGTGGATTATGCAGTTTATTATCGAAAAATGTAAACAAAAATGCTGCTAGTAATGGTAATAAAAAACCACCTAAAAAAGCAAAAACATAGCGCGCACTTAGTTTTAAGTCTATTGGTATTGCTCCTGTATCTTTAGCTGTATCTATAATTTGAACATCGCTTACACTTGCCGATTTAATAATGTCTGCTTCGCCACGCTTGGCTAAAAACATATTATAAGTCTGCTCGCTTAAAGCATATTGACGCTGAATAGATAGTAACTGTTGTTGGTCTTTAGGAAGCTTTCTTATTTTACTATTACTCTGGCCTATTTTTCCTATAACAAAATTAAGTTCACGACGTAAACCTCCGGTTGCAGAACTTATGTTCTCTAAAAGCACAGATTTAAGACCATTTATTTGATTATTTAAGTCTGTAAAAATAGACGCATCACTTCTTACAGTAGCTTCATATTTAGATTTCTGTACAGACAAAACATTAATCTTAGAAATATTATTAAGAATATTACTATCATCAATACCAGCTATTGATGGTGCAGGCAAATCTGTAAACGCATTACTAGTTTCTAAATATGTTCTAAGACTCTTATAGTAAGCCAGTTTTCTATTAATATTATCACGCTCTACTTCGAATTGAGATAGTTTTTCGTTTATTAGAAGGTTTTCTTCATCTAAATTAAAAATCTTATTCTTCTCTCTATAATTATTTAAAGAATCTGCTCTAGAACTTAGTTTGGCTTTTTCGCGAGCAAGCTGCTTGTCTATAAAAGCAATAGTATTGGTAACAAATAGGTTTTTTTTATCTAATTGATCTTTTCTTAATATATCTACAGATTTATTTAAATAATCGACAATTTTAGATGTGTTAACATCTGTCATACTTAAATTAAGTATAGAAGAGTTTGCTGGGTTGTCTATATATAATTTGCTTTTATAGTTATATACAACACCATCAAAATCGCTTAACTGAATATAATACGAATCGCCAACGCCAAACTCGCGTTTTGCCCTTTTGGTAATCATTCCTTTTAGAAATGGTAAATCAATAGGCGTGTTTAAAGTGGCTTGATACTTTTTTATTCCATTTGCAACAGAGATAGTCTTATGCTCTTTAGTATTGAAATTTTGAGTCCTTAATGTTGGTGTTTCAAATTCAGTTTGTATTTCTATTTTTTCGTCTTCTAAAAACGTAATTTTTATAGGGTGATTTAATACTTGAAACGTGTTTGGTGTTAGTTTTAACTTAAAAGGTGCCGCTTTATAAATATCGTCTTTTCTAAAACGTGATTGCTTAAGGTAACTAATGTAAAAGGCTAAACTGTCTACAACTTTTTCATGATGCGATCTAGACTTTAAATTAGTCATTATCGTTTTTACTTTTCCAGAAACTCCTCCCCAATTAAAAGTCAAACTTGTATTAGAAGTAAACAATGGGTTTTTATCATCCTCAACAGATATTTGCGTACTCAATCTATACGATTGTTGTTTTCTAATATTTTGCTGATACACAATAAACACACCTAGACCTATACAAAGTATAAACCATTTCCAATAACTTAAAGCACGTATTAAAAAGGCCTTAACATCAAAAGATGATTGAGATTGCGATTCTAAAAGTTCAAATTCATCATTCATAAATAATCACTTTTAAAGATTTTTTGCTAAAAAGAATGTAGACACTAAGACCGAAAAAATTGAAGCTATAGTCGTTAATGTTTGAGTTGCAGTTTGTCCTGCTCCTAAAGCTTTTCGCTTTAATGGTTTCACCAAAATCATGTCGTTAGATTGAATATAATAATATGGAGATTGCATAGCAACCATATCTGTTAAATCTATGTGGTGTATTTTCTGTCCTTGTGGATATTGCCTAACAACTAAAACATCTGTTCTATCACCAGTATCTTTTATATCTCCTGCATTTGCCAATGCTTCAATAATATTAACACGATCTTGAAACAATGTTAACACTCCAGAACCATTTACTTCTCCAGAAACAGTATAACGTAATCCCGCTAACTTAACTGTTATAAAAATTTTAGAAACATCTTTTAGGTAATTATCGAATAAAGACTGCTTTACTTTTGCATTAATTTCGTCTGTAGTAAAACCTAAAACATTTATTTTTCCTAATATGGGAAATTCAATATTACCATGTAAATCGACTGTAAAACCATCATAATATAATGCTTCTTGACCACTCGTACTTCCTGCTTTTCCTGTAGGCGTAAAAACCGCTACTAATTTTGCTAATTCAGAATCTGCAGATTTTATATTTATACTAAGAACATCGTTAATTTGAACACGATAAGGCTTTCCCATGTCTTTTAACAACAGAGAATCATTAACAACCGTACCTTTATCTTGAAGATAAACCACGTCTTTATTAGTAATACAAGAAGAACATAATATACTGAATAGTATAGCAATAGCTACTATAAATTTATTCATTATCTGGCGCTTAGATTAGTCACAAATATAACCTTTCGTCGTGAATAACAAAACTTTTGTCGGATTTTTTGGTTTCTTGTCTGTTGTTTTATAAATGTTCGATAGTTTTTAATCCAATCCGTTATAATTTTAATTTAATTTTTAAATTAATGAAGAGCGAAACTTATACAAGCTCTTTTAGTTTTTTGTACGTTATTTGTAAAAAAACAACCATTGACTTATTTAACTGTTGAAAGTATATCAAAATCTTATGGAGAGCTAACACTCTTTGAAGACATCTCTTTTAGTATCCATAAAGGCCAAAAAGTAGCATTCGTTGCGAAAAATGGTACTGGAAAAACATCCATATTAAATATTCTTGAAAAAACCGACGAGCCAGATTCTGGTAATGTTATTTTCAGAAAAGATATTAAAGTATCTTTTTTACCTCAAGAACCTTACTTAAATAGCGAGCTTTCTGTTGAAGACACCATTTTTAATAGCGACAATCCTATTCTAGATGTTATTAAAAACTACGAGAAGGCACTTTTAAATCCTGAAGATGCCGAAGCTTATCAAGTAGCATTCGAGCAAATGGATATACAAAATGCTTGGGATTTTGAAACACAATACAAGCAAATTCTCTTTAAACTAAAGCTAGAAGATTTACAACAAAAAGTAAGTAGCATGTCTGGTGGGCAGAAAAAACGCCTCTCTTTAGCTAATGCTTTAATTAATAAACCTGACCTTTTAATTCTTGATGAGCCAACAAATCATTTAGATTTAGAAATGATAGAATGGTTAGAAGAATTTTTCGCAAAAGAAAACATCACCTTATTTATGGTAACGCATGATCGTTACTTTTTAGAGCGTGTTTGTAATGAAATTATAGAACTGGATCAAGGTGAATTATTTTCGTATAAAGGAAACTACTCTTATTATTTAGAAAAAAAGGAAGCTAGGATAGAACAACAAACTGTAGAAACTGGTAAAGCCAAACAACTTTTTAAAAAGGAATTAACCTGGATGCGTCGCCAACCAAAAGCACGTACTACAAAATCTAAATCGAGAATAAACGATTTTACCGAAATTAAACACAAAGCAAGCCAACGTAGAAACGACCATGAAATTCAATTAGAATTAAATATGGAGCGTTTGGGTAGTAAAATTGTTGAGCTTAAAAAAGTCTCTAAATCTTACAAAGACAAAGTAATACTAGATGGCTTTAATTACATGTTCCAAAAAGGTGAACGTGCAGGGATTATTGGAAAAAACGGAACAGGAAAGTCGACTTTTTTAAATATTTTAACAGAAAGCGCACAACCAGATTCTGGAAAGATAGTTATTGGAGAAACTGTAAAGTTTGGATATTACACACAAGGCGGTATTACTCCAAAACCAAACCAAAAAGTTATAGATATTGTTCGTGAGTTTGGTGATTACATTCCATTAAAAAAAGGAAAACAAATTAGTGCACAACAATTATTAGAGCGCTTTTTATTCGATAGAAAAAAGCAATACGATTTTGTCGAAAAACTAAGTGGTGGAGAACGTAAGCGTTTATATTTATGTACTGTTTTAATACAGAATCCTAACTTTTTAATTCTCGATGAGCCAACAAACGATTTAGATATTGTAACTTTAAATGTACTAGAAGCTTTCTTATTAGATTTTCCTGGTTGCCTTTTGGTAGTCTCTCACGACCGTTATTTTATGGATAAGATAGTAGATCACCTATTTATTTTTAGAGGAGAAGGTGTTGTTGAAGATTTTCCTGGAAATTATAGTGATTATAGAGCTTACGAAGATAGCAAACCTGTTATCTCCGAAGTTTCCGAAGAAGAAAAAAAAGAAAAGAAAAATTGGAAAAAGAACAATAATGTAAAGCTATCTTATAACGAACAAAAGGAGTACAAAAACTTAGAAAGCAAAATAAAAACGTTAGAGTTCGATAAAATAGAATTGGAAAAGAAATTCTTAAATCCTGAACTTTCTACAGAAGAGATAAATAAACTTTCGAGCAAACTACAAGTTATTATCGACAGCATAGAAGAAAAAGAAATGCGCTGGTTAGAATTAACTGAGAAACTGGAAGGGTAATAGTCCTCAGTAAGCAGTATTCGGTGAGCAGTTGATTATGCTTGCAGAAAACTGTGGATTATAAATTAATGTTGAATAACACCATTAGTTATTTATACAGAGGAAAAAAAATAACAACTTAAATTATTTAAATAAAACACCTAATACTATTTTGCTCAAGCATTATCCTCTTTTTTCAAAGAGGAGAATGAATTTAAATGTCCCTTAAGACATTTGAAGAAAGAGGAGCTCAGAAACTAATAATATTAAATAAAAATACTCGTTATAGTTAACTAAGGAAACAGAATAAAAAATAATTTTAACAACAATTATAATCGTTAAAACGCTCTCCTCTTTTTTTCAAAGAGGAGAATGAATTTAAATGTCCCTAAAGACATTTAAAGAAAGAGGTGTTCAAAATGTTGCAACAAATAATAGCCTACATAAAATTTTTAAAGCGTTCCACAAACCAACATGGTGTGCACTCTCCTTTTGTCTATAATTTAATAACAAAATGTTTTTACGATAAATCTAAATACAATAAGTATAAAGAAATAGCTTCCTATAGAAAAGCGCTTAGAAAAAGTAAAGACACT includes these proteins:
- a CDS encoding exopolysaccharide transport family protein, with translation MNDEFELLESQSQSSFDVKAFLIRALSYWKWFILCIGLGVFIVYQQNIRKQQSYRLSTQISVEDDKNPLFTSNTSLTFNWGGVSGKVKTIMTNLKSRSHHEKVVDSLAFYISYLKQSRFRKDDIYKAAPFKLKLTPNTFQVLNHPIKITFLEDEKIEIQTEFETPTLRTQNFNTKEHKTISVANGIKKYQATLNTPIDLPFLKGMITKRAKREFGVGDSYYIQLSDFDGVVYNYKSKLYIDNPANSSILNLSMTDVNTSKIVDYLNKSVDILRKDQLDKKNLFVTNTIAFIDKQLAREKAKLSSRADSLNNYREKNKIFNLDEENLLINEKLSQFEVERDNINRKLAYYKSLRTYLETSNAFTDLPAPSIAGIDDSNILNNISKINVLSVQKSKYEATVRSDASIFTDLNNQINGLKSVLLENISSATGGLRRELNFVIGKIGQSNSKIRKLPKDQQQLLSIQRQYALSEQTYNMFLAKRGEADIIKSASVSDVQIIDTAKDTGAIPIDLKLSARYVFAFLGGFLLPLLAAFLFTFFDNKLHNPQSLEKLSKIPLLGVVGKNTTKNNLAVHLKPKSTVAEAFRSLRSSLQYIYKKHAVDGSKTVMITSSVSGEGKTFCSINIATVFALSGKKTVLVGLDLRKPKIFDDFEVKNSIGSVNYLIGQKTLSEITQQTQIENLDLIVSGPVPPNPSELLIGETMDKFIEELKAKYDYIILDTPPIGLVADALELAEYVDATLYVVRQDYTKKGMLSLINDKFKRKELSNISFIYNFYDQKGTYGYGYGYGYGYGYGYGTYGNGYHEDEERKKGLLSKIISSFKLKK
- a CDS encoding ABC-F family ATP-binding cassette domain-containing protein; its protein translation is MTYLTVESISKSYGELTLFEDISFSIHKGQKVAFVAKNGTGKTSILNILEKTDEPDSGNVIFRKDIKVSFLPQEPYLNSELSVEDTIFNSDNPILDVIKNYEKALLNPEDAEAYQVAFEQMDIQNAWDFETQYKQILFKLKLEDLQQKVSSMSGGQKKRLSLANALINKPDLLILDEPTNHLDLEMIEWLEEFFAKENITLFMVTHDRYFLERVCNEIIELDQGELFSYKGNYSYYLEKKEARIEQQTVETGKAKQLFKKELTWMRRQPKARTTKSKSRINDFTEIKHKASQRRNDHEIQLELNMERLGSKIVELKKVSKSYKDKVILDGFNYMFQKGERAGIIGKNGTGKSTFLNILTESAQPDSGKIVIGETVKFGYYTQGGITPKPNQKVIDIVREFGDYIPLKKGKQISAQQLLERFLFDRKKQYDFVEKLSGGERKRLYLCTVLIQNPNFLILDEPTNDLDIVTLNVLEAFLLDFPGCLLVVSHDRYFMDKIVDHLFIFRGEGVVEDFPGNYSDYRAYEDSKPVISEVSEEEKKEKKNWKKNNNVKLSYNEQKEYKNLESKIKTLEFDKIELEKKFLNPELSTEEINKLSSKLQVIIDSIEEKEMRWLELTEKLEG
- a CDS encoding polysaccharide biosynthesis/export family protein; its protein translation is MNKFIVAIAILFSILCSSCITNKDVVYLQDKGTVVNDSLLLKDMGKPYRVQINDVLSINIKSADSELAKLVAVFTPTGKAGSTSGQEALYYDGFTVDLHGNIEFPILGKINVLGFTTDEINAKVKQSLFDNYLKDVSKIFITVKLAGLRYTVSGEVNGSGVLTLFQDRVNIIEALANAGDIKDTGDRTDVLVVRQYPQGQKIHHIDLTDMVAMQSPYYYIQSNDMILVKPLKRKALGAGQTATQTLTTIASIFSVLVSTFFLAKNL